A single window of Pseudarthrobacter defluvii DNA harbors:
- a CDS encoding glycosyltransferase family 2 protein, which yields MSVAAVVVSFNRLDYLKKCLRALEAQTRPLDEIIVIENGSTDGSAEYVTQNHPGITLFETGANLGGAGGFAWGVELAIQKGHSFAWLMDDDAEPRPGALAPLLDVMESDSPPAFAAPLVRDQNGAVVPGNLPPISTNAESQLRAQRLGGTAISHTTFVGALIDLKLAAATTLPYADFFIWFDDVEYTQRLARSSFGVLLMSSEVQHPNNVAVVDMGWRLYYFLRNSLWLTRLGRPTKVMAYQPVVRFVGLAILAARQFPVAKSKKTWLSGTLRGLYAGMFTLPRPLEPGELWNSLGPERRSSIASRL from the coding sequence ATGTCCGTAGCAGCCGTAGTCGTGTCCTTCAACAGACTGGACTACCTGAAGAAGTGCCTCAGAGCTTTGGAAGCGCAGACACGTCCGCTCGATGAAATCATCGTGATCGAAAACGGATCCACTGACGGCAGTGCTGAATATGTAACGCAAAACCATCCAGGAATCACGCTGTTCGAGACTGGGGCAAACTTGGGTGGTGCTGGAGGTTTCGCCTGGGGCGTTGAGTTGGCCATACAGAAAGGTCACAGTTTTGCGTGGCTGATGGATGATGACGCAGAGCCTCGGCCTGGAGCATTGGCGCCCCTCCTTGACGTCATGGAAAGTGATTCGCCACCTGCATTTGCAGCACCGCTCGTTCGAGACCAGAATGGGGCAGTCGTGCCGGGTAACCTGCCCCCAATATCCACGAATGCGGAATCCCAGCTCAGGGCGCAACGACTGGGTGGTACCGCCATTAGTCACACAACGTTTGTTGGAGCTTTGATTGACCTCAAGCTTGCGGCCGCCACGACGTTGCCTTATGCCGACTTCTTTATCTGGTTTGATGACGTCGAGTACACGCAGCGACTGGCGCGGTCCTCCTTCGGTGTCCTGCTTATGTCCTCCGAAGTGCAGCACCCTAACAACGTTGCAGTTGTGGATATGGGCTGGCGCCTCTATTATTTCCTGCGCAACAGCCTATGGTTGACACGACTCGGCCGCCCTACCAAGGTCATGGCCTACCAACCGGTTGTCAGGTTTGTTGGGCTGGCCATACTGGCCGCAAGACAGTTCCCAGTCGCAAAAAGTAAGAAGACCTGGCTTTCCGGCACATTGCGTGGGTTGTATGCGGGCATGTTTACGTTGCCCAGGCCGCTGGAACCTGGTGAACTTTGGAACAGCTTGGGTCCGGAACGCCGGAGTAGCATCGCCAGCCGACTCTAG
- a CDS encoding glycosyltransferase has translation MATYNGQDYITEQVDSILAQLSSEDELIIVDDASKDSTLEVVRRLEDPRIILLCNKENIGYVASFEKAISASKGEYIMLSDQDDVWLAGRVDTLVAALQAKDFAASNFTVFGGPANKYHKVQLKESDSRRWMANLITTWIGIRPYYGCTMAFTARAKKLILPFPGFLKETHDQWIAIVANRNRDMVHVAAPTVARRLHDDNTTPKTRRPVAVILRARIMLLRAFFVALGRKADAR, from the coding sequence ATGGCCACCTACAACGGGCAGGACTACATCACAGAACAGGTTGATTCCATCCTCGCGCAGTTGTCTTCCGAGGACGAACTCATCATTGTGGACGACGCTTCGAAGGACTCAACGCTGGAGGTCGTCCGCCGGCTTGAAGACCCGCGCATCATTCTCCTGTGTAACAAGGAAAACATTGGTTACGTTGCCAGCTTCGAGAAGGCGATATCGGCAAGCAAAGGTGAGTACATCATGCTGTCCGACCAGGACGACGTGTGGCTGGCCGGACGTGTTGACACCCTGGTCGCCGCCCTACAGGCCAAGGACTTTGCCGCGAGCAATTTCACTGTGTTTGGTGGCCCGGCGAACAAATATCACAAGGTCCAGCTCAAAGAATCGGACAGCAGACGCTGGATGGCGAACCTGATTACGACGTGGATCGGCATTCGTCCCTACTACGGGTGCACCATGGCATTCACGGCCCGGGCAAAGAAGCTCATACTTCCATTCCCTGGATTCCTCAAAGAAACCCACGACCAATGGATCGCCATTGTGGCCAACCGCAACCGGGACATGGTCCATGTGGCGGCACCGACAGTGGCCCGGCGCCTGCACGACGACAACACGACCCCCAAGACGCGCCGACCCGTCGCGGTCATCCTCCGTGCCAGAATCATGCTCTTGCGTGCCTTCTTTGTGGCACTGGGCAGGAAGGCTGACGCCCGATGA
- a CDS encoding lipopolysaccharide biosynthesis protein encodes MKAIMAALFRVGTFALTVGAGTVVGLLAIPVTTRVVGADAWAVQVLVQTLATLFGVIVAFGWGTIGPGLVASLGRKDRPQLFLDSLITRAYLFLLTAPAMMIVLAVLRPREVLFVCVASAAYLMPFVGASWYFVGEGRPMRLFLFDALPQLLGTVLGVGILVMTHDLTSLVATQLVFNLCAVVISAMVIFRGGAGHLVAIFSLRNSVRQLAQQRHGVITAATGSFYVNLPMLVVNMLIPAQLASYAITDRLFRFAVTAFSPVLQFVQGWIPDGGPEAVGHRIRRASQLAPMMGLLGGALLAAAGPWAAQLLVPGQNNFGFNLSTPVGVSFAAVAVSQVIGLACLVPIGKARELASSTIVGALFGVPLILLGAVNFGVTGVVWGMALSEVAVAAFQIRVLRRHLRSTG; translated from the coding sequence GTGAAGGCAATCATGGCTGCCCTGTTTCGCGTAGGTACATTTGCCCTCACGGTTGGAGCAGGAACTGTCGTTGGGCTCCTCGCGATACCGGTCACCACAAGAGTGGTCGGCGCTGACGCGTGGGCCGTCCAGGTTCTTGTGCAGACTCTCGCAACGCTCTTCGGTGTGATTGTCGCCTTCGGCTGGGGAACCATCGGTCCGGGCTTGGTAGCTTCCCTGGGCCGCAAGGATCGGCCGCAGCTCTTCCTGGACTCGCTGATCACGCGGGCCTACCTGTTCTTACTGACAGCTCCGGCCATGATGATTGTTTTGGCTGTCCTCAGGCCGCGTGAAGTGCTGTTTGTTTGTGTCGCTTCGGCTGCCTACCTCATGCCGTTCGTCGGGGCTTCCTGGTACTTTGTCGGCGAGGGCAGGCCAATGAGGTTATTCCTTTTTGATGCGCTCCCGCAGTTGCTCGGTACTGTGTTGGGCGTGGGGATCTTGGTCATGACCCACGATCTGACCTCATTGGTTGCCACGCAACTCGTCTTCAACCTCTGCGCGGTAGTCATCAGTGCAATGGTCATATTTCGCGGGGGCGCCGGCCATCTTGTCGCTATCTTCTCCTTGCGGAATTCGGTCCGCCAGTTGGCTCAGCAACGACATGGTGTCATAACAGCCGCCACGGGTAGTTTTTACGTCAACTTGCCAATGCTGGTCGTCAATATGCTGATTCCCGCACAGTTGGCGAGCTACGCAATAACCGATCGTCTCTTCCGCTTCGCAGTCACAGCGTTCTCCCCTGTTCTTCAATTCGTGCAGGGTTGGATTCCGGACGGAGGTCCTGAAGCCGTAGGCCATAGAATCAGGCGGGCTTCACAGCTTGCCCCGATGATGGGGCTTTTGGGCGGCGCTCTTCTCGCTGCGGCGGGCCCCTGGGCCGCCCAGCTTCTTGTTCCGGGACAAAACAACTTTGGCTTTAACCTAAGCACCCCTGTGGGTGTTAGTTTTGCCGCCGTCGCCGTTTCACAAGTCATCGGACTCGCCTGTTTGGTCCCCATTGGCAAGGCCAGGGAGCTCGCGAGCTCCACAATAGTTGGAGCTCTTTTTGGCGTCCCGTTGATACTCCTTGGCGCTGTCAACTTTGGTGTGACAGGTGTCGTTTGGGGCATGGCTTTATCAGAAGTGGCGGTGGCCGCATTCCAAATACGCGTGCTAAGGCGTCACCTGAGATCCACCGGCTAG
- a CDS encoding glycosyltransferase — translation MIPQPHTAPEQPGAAGFVSSFGAVALAAYQPDEPLFARQLRSIQAQTHSDFICLISVDGDYRRVADMVRRACGDDDRFHVLGYEDRLGFHHNFERALKAVPERARWVALSDQDDYWYPGKLEELLPGLERAALVTGQARVVTPDVSAAGQDPALGTVTNRRNVRAADLIASNQVTGSLCVFRREVLDLALPFPSLAAPSQYHDHWIGLCALASGGVSIENLVLQDYIQHGANVVGESRQRLSTSIRNTVRFVKRYEASLSPRSICRIIYKTGLGWRTLMAETLLERTATGHFTTDGDLRDSLQAYASPNFARLFRLLAAGVLRNNVSAIRAVEILLGAPLKKVAR, via the coding sequence ATGATTCCGCAGCCACACACAGCCCCGGAGCAACCCGGCGCAGCCGGTTTTGTTTCCTCTTTCGGTGCCGTGGCGCTCGCCGCCTACCAGCCGGACGAGCCCCTCTTCGCCCGGCAGCTTCGGTCTATCCAGGCCCAAACCCACAGCGACTTTATCTGCCTCATCTCCGTGGACGGAGATTACCGACGGGTTGCGGACATGGTTCGGCGCGCCTGCGGTGATGACGACCGGTTCCACGTGCTCGGGTACGAGGACCGCCTTGGATTCCACCACAACTTTGAACGCGCACTCAAAGCCGTCCCGGAGAGAGCCCGCTGGGTCGCCCTGAGTGACCAGGACGACTATTGGTATCCCGGGAAGCTCGAAGAATTGCTTCCCGGGCTGGAAAGAGCAGCTCTGGTGACCGGCCAGGCACGGGTCGTAACACCGGACGTATCTGCCGCAGGCCAAGACCCGGCCTTGGGCACGGTCACGAACAGGAGAAACGTCCGAGCTGCCGATCTCATTGCCAGTAACCAGGTGACAGGATCACTTTGCGTGTTTCGCCGCGAAGTCCTTGATTTGGCACTGCCGTTCCCGTCGCTGGCCGCTCCATCCCAGTACCACGATCACTGGATCGGGCTTTGCGCCTTGGCATCTGGCGGAGTCAGCATTGAGAACTTGGTGCTGCAGGACTACATCCAGCACGGCGCCAATGTTGTAGGAGAATCACGGCAGCGCCTATCGACATCAATTCGTAACACTGTTCGGTTCGTCAAAAGGTACGAGGCAAGCTTGTCCCCGCGGAGTATCTGCCGCATTATCTACAAAACGGGGCTCGGATGGCGCACCCTTATGGCAGAAACCCTGCTTGAACGGACGGCAACAGGACACTTCACCACGGATGGTGACTTGAGGGACAGCCTGCAAGCATATGCATCCCCGAACTTCGCACGGCTCTTCCGCTTACTGGCGGCTGGGGTCCTGCGCAACAACGTTTCTGCCATCAGAGCCGTAGAGATCCTGCTCGGCGCACCCCTGAAGAAGGTGGCCCGCTAG